GCTTGGTATGTCCATGTATTATAACCTCTCGTTTATTACAAAATAATCTAAAAGAATTTGAAGCAAATAAACAATGGAAAATTTCATATTACAATGCCTTAGATTATCTCTAATGGTTAACCTACTTTATCACTTAATATTTTTTCCACATCATTAATTAATTCTTTTGACCTTTATTTAAATAAGTCTTCCAAATGcttaagctctctctctctctctctctctctctctctctctctctctctctctctctctctctaaatttaATTTATTGATCATCATATAtctaaaatgtttataaaacatCCTCATTTTAATAGTAGTTTTTAAACATCTTAtagtttaatataaaatattttaaattaaggtTATCGTTAGAAATTAGTATATAAACATGTAATAAATGAAAAACTATCATAGAAATAATTTagttaaataaatgaaaaataattaAAACTAGAATATAATTAAGAGGCTAAAAATAAAATATGTAGTAAAAAAGATTAAAGGTTTAAATCTTTTATATATTAAGCGgtcaatataaatatataaaaaaaattccatTCTAATGgtattaaatgaaaaaaaaaagtgatgaAACAATAGAAAAAAAGATGCTCTTAGTTAATTTCAACAATGTACATTTTGTCAATCGCTTTTAacacaaaattttattttttcacaACCTGCCGGAATACGCAATGCGTATTCAATTCATATACCATGACGGGAATGATACTAGCATTAGATTTACAATTAATAAAGGAATAAAATCAAGTTTCTTGATAATAATGTATTGGATCATTTTTTTACCATACTAATCATTTGCTTGTGGATGAATCGGCAGTGTATGAGTAAATACTGCACCAAGGAAAAAAAGAAAAGTAAATAAACCTCTGTGCAGAAGAAATTGTGCTCATTATTGAATCCCACATTATCTCCGCGTGAAATTAATGCATCCATCTAACTACTCAACTGTATAACTTCATAAAGACAATAGTCGTCGTCCATCCCATTCATTTTTCCATTGTTAAAACAAACACATACATCCACACACTTCGTGTATATATATAGTCAACAATCTAAACATTAAATTGCATCACACACTTGATCACCTTTTCCAAGGACACTTTGCTCTTTATAACATCTCTTGTGTTTGAAGTAACTTTTGCTGCATTTATAGAGATGACAAGCGAGCAAAAGAAATGGTTGGTTATGCATGTAATTGCAATCATTTTTGCATTGAAAATGGTGTCTTTTGGGGTTAATGGTGATCCTCAAGTTCCATGTTACTTTATCTTTGGTGATTCTTTGGTGGATAATGGGAATAATAACGGAATCGCATCGTTGGCTAGAGCCAATTACTTGCCTTATGGCATTGATTTCCCAAGTGGCCCCACGGGAAGGTTTTCCAATGGAAGAACAGTAGTTGATACAGTTGGTAAGTTTCATATTCGTTTTCTTTGCTATAAATGTTCCTTTACTTCTAAAACGTAAAAATTTATTATAATTGTATTAAATTtacaagtatagtttatgttttcaATATTTTATATTAGATATGTTCTTATAGTTATTATGACAATAATTATGTCATGTTAATAGAATCTCAGTTACTTTCCTCAAATATTAACACTACTATATACTCTGAAAATTACTTGATCCGCAGCTGAGCTTCTGGGTTTCGATGATTATATTCCACCATATGCAAATGTTAGGGGCGAGGCCATACTTGGGGGTGTGAATTATGCATCGGCAGCAGCTGGAATCAGAGACGAAACTGGCCAACAATTGGTACGCATTTTCCAACATTTTACAATCATATTCTTATATCAACTTTGTTTTCATCACCATAATTAAATACTACTAAAAGATGAAGAATTCACATCTttttcttttatgttttatattacaGGGTGCTCGAATTAGCTTTGGTGGGCAGGTAAATAATTACAAAAATACAGTGTCACAAGTGGTGGATATACTTGGAGACGAAGATTCAGCAGCAAATTATCTTAGACAATGCATATATTCAGTTGGATTAGGAAGCAATGATTACCTTAATAACTATTTCATGCCTAATTACTACCAAACCAGCCGACAGTTTACACCCGAACAGTATGCCTCCGTACTCATTCAACAATATTCCCAGTTAGTAAGAGTAAGTAATACACATGTTACCCAACTTACGAATGAGCTTAAACAAACATGTATGCATGACTAATTAAtaacaaaaatatgatttttgggacaacTTTCAGGAATTGTATAACTACGGAGCAAGGAAACTTGTGTTGAACGGGATCGGACAGATTGGGTGTAGTCCAAATGCATTGGCTCAAAATAGTCCAGATGGGACTACATGTGTGGCCAAAATCAACTCCGCAAACCAGATCTTCAACAACCAACTCAGATCTCTTGTGGATACGTTTAACAGAGAACTAACAGATGCTAAATTCATCTATATCAACAATTATGGAATTTTCCAAAGCTTGATCAGTAGCCCTCAGTCTTATGGTACATATACTACACTTTTTTTTTACTCTTACAAATCTAGCGGCTGGTTTGTAAAGAAACTTGGATTAATGTGTTTGATTTAATTGTGTAGGTTTCACCGTGACAAATGCTGGGTGCTGTGGAGTGGGAAAGAACAATGGCCAAATTACTTGTCTTCCTGGTCAAACACCTTGTCAAGATAGAGATGCGCATCTGTTTTGGGATGCTTTTCACCCTACTGAAGCTGCGAATGTGATTGTTGGGAGGAGATCTTACAATGCTCAGTCAGCATCAGATGCGTATCCAATGGATATCAACCGATTGGCTCAGCTGTAAACGTAATACGTTTTGCTACATGTATACTACTACATTGTATTGTATTAAACTCATAATTGTGTTTAATAAATCCTTTTGTATTGCCATTGTTTCGATAAATGAAATCAGTAAGTTTGTATTAGAGAACTACCTGGTCAAAAGACTTGCATGTAACCCACCCAAATTAAATTGTTTGACTTAAAACCCTCTAAACCTACAAGGTCGGACCCTATAGTAAGGGCAAGGTAAGCTATTTTCTAACCGGCCAAATTTGTTTTAATAAATGAATACCAATAATGTACATTTGTATTGCCACAAACGTGCAAAAGTTAGGGGCCTTACTCTAAACCAGTTATATAAACACGAAAGGATGCCTCTTGGGGCAACTGAGAATGGCAAAGTTAGTTCTAATTAAGTGAATATTTCCAGTTATCATTTGAAGATAATAACCATGAAAAAACTGATTTCGGTAAATGACCATAGGATCCACAGAGCATACTTTCCGAATTGAGTAAGCCCTCTGAGGAAATGGAACATCTCTGTGGATCTtgggtttttaaatttttttttttcgttttttttttatttttgtttttgtttattaatattaatttttttaatcacataatgtattatatgattattatgtaaaaaatttgacaaaaaaaatgataaaaataatgaACTTATGTTTAATAGGAGTCCATAGAGAATCCACAGAACTATTATCAGCGGATCAGTGTACAATTCTGCGGATTAGTATACACCTATATGGATCAGTATATAAATTGTCATACTGGTTAAATATTGTATCAACTCACCCcggtattaaaaaaatatagaaatAGCCTCAAATACACCAACTTGTACGAATGCAACATCCTCGTCCAATACTCCACGTCAATGGACGATAAGATAGGCGATGGTTATAATATGATGGTTGAACATTTTTGAAGGTGTAACAACAATGGTTACCCCTGATTACCTTGGAGGTGATTAATGGAACCGCATAACAAGTATGTTCAACCTCTCATTTGGACAAGGAGAATATCGGGTACAAGTAGATATTCTTAGTAAGTGGATGGAGTTACAGAATGAAATCACATGGTTTAATCGATGGTATCATCATCTTAAAAATAATAGTAATTATTATTAGTCAAACGAGTAAGCTCTTGCAGAAATGACTTTAGATCATTACATTTTCGAGCACGAGTGAAAAGACTTCGAGTATGTGGACGCTTGGAATCTGGTTAAGAACCACCAGTATTTCATGTAGAAGGGTTTTTTTTATGTGAAATGTTTTATGTAATATGTTTGCTATTGATGTACGTTTTCCATgtatttgtatttttttgtattttatgttTTATGGAATAAAGGAGAAGTTAACTCAACTGATTTTGTAAATAACCTAATACTAaccaaatacatataaataacgtaTTACAAGTCGTTGCATAGATATAACCTAATAAAAACAAACTACATTAAAATATTCTTCTACAAACGCaatacaaattaaaaaaatacGGGAGATCTTTTAAGAGATTCCAAGGGCCTTCAAACTCGAATTCTAACTCTTCACTAATGGATATGTATTCCGCTTTCGCCGCATCCAGGATGACTTCCTCATCTTTATTCGAACATGCGTCATCAATTCTGGTATAAAGATTGTTGAAAACCAAGACTTCTGTTTTCAATTCATACAATTTTGATGTGATGTCAATGGTGTTGCAGTAGTTTTCTGGGGCAGTTTGAGGGTCAACATTGAATGCATAAGTTAAACGGGTTCAATAACTTGGATCATTCACCCTGGTGGTCTCGTGGATATTAATATATGCACGAGTTACACGGAGGTTATCCTCAGCGCTCCATGGTATGGAAGCCATTATGAGGGAAAATATAAGGGTTACTTTTTCAAATAAATGATTTGAAGAAAAAATAGAATAGAATCGATGAAAGGATTCACATGGTAAAGTTATTTTATATTACTTATTCTTCAGAACTATTTGGGAATCCTCATAACTATTACGAAATCCACTGAGTTGTTTGGTAATCTGCAGCGCTGTTTGTCAGTCCTTTTTCTTATTTAATTACTAGTTTAAAAAAATTGTGTGTTTAATAAAATTTATACAGATATtccatgtttttttataaaaatacacaCATCGGTATTCTGAATAATAAACATACTTTAAGTAGGTTACAAAACATATTTTAGAAAACATACACATACAACCTTCATAATAAACATACTTTGAAATAAACTTCATTCATTCATATCGAACCACAAAAACTTTGATCTGTTTTCGTATTCCAGCCTTGGGTTTTCTGTTGCTTGTGTCCCTAGGTTTACTGTCGCTTACATCCATTGGTTATCTGGCTCTTGCTGCCATTGGTACTCGGTGTAACCTTGCCACTGGTTCTGTGGCTCTTCTTGCCATTGGTATTCGGTCCCTTTCATCCATTGGTTCTGTGGCTCCTGATGCCATTAATGTTCGGTCTGTTGTGTCCATTCGTTGTCTGGCTGTTGCTGCCATTGATGTTCGGTCTATTGTGTCCATTGGTTGTCTGGTTCCTGTCGCCATTGATGTCCGGTCTATTGTGTCCATTGATTGTCTGGCTGCTACTGACATTGTTGTTCGGTATGTTACGTCCATTGGTTTTCTGGCTCATGATGCCATTGGTTTTTGGTCGCTTGCGTCGGTTCCTATTCTATCACTTTTGTCCCACTTTCTGATGCCCTATATGTTTTTTACTTTTACTTTGGTTCTTTGGAACGATTTCCTTACCCGTCTTTGCATTATGAGTTATGTTGTGGCATCTACTACACCTTCTTATTTTTGGTTCCTCACCTTGAGAAGGAATACGATTGGTGTTTTTTGGTTTACCGGCTTGACGTATTTCGATCACAGGAGGGTTAACAACCAAAAGGCCGTCCGGAACCTCCCAATCACTATGTTATGAAAGAAGGTATGTGGTCTACTTGTACGTTCTTCAATATGCTTAAATTTTATAAGCATCTATAGCCATATGCCGACATTGATCATTTTTCAAGTGTGTTAAAACCATTATCACAAGACCAAATGGCAAACCAGTTAGTTGCCAATATTTTCAAGAACAAGTCTTTTCCCTCAAATTCACTATGCCGCCACTTTTTAATTCATGCACTTGATATGTTGTATTGTCAACACCGGATACCGACCATCCTTGAATCC
The genomic region above belongs to Lactuca sativa cultivar Salinas chromosome 4, Lsat_Salinas_v11, whole genome shotgun sequence and contains:
- the LOC111886855 gene encoding GDSL esterase/lipase At1g29670; protein product: MTSEQKKWLVMHVIAIIFALKMVSFGVNGDPQVPCYFIFGDSLVDNGNNNGIASLARANYLPYGIDFPSGPTGRFSNGRTVVDTVAELLGFDDYIPPYANVRGEAILGGVNYASAAAGIRDETGQQLGARISFGGQVNNYKNTVSQVVDILGDEDSAANYLRQCIYSVGLGSNDYLNNYFMPNYYQTSRQFTPEQYASVLIQQYSQLVRELYNYGARKLVLNGIGQIGCSPNALAQNSPDGTTCVAKINSANQIFNNQLRSLVDTFNRELTDAKFIYINNYGIFQSLISSPQSYGFTVTNAGCCGVGKNNGQITCLPGQTPCQDRDAHLFWDAFHPTEAANVIVGRRSYNAQSASDAYPMDINRLAQL